Genomic segment of Saprospira sp. CCB-QB6:
GAAGTTGCCAGCTAGATCCTTCTTTATTTTTGGCTAAAGACAGCCTAAAGCATATTTCGGCTTGGGTAGATGACGCAGAAAACACAGATACCTTAAAAAGCACTCACCCCAGTACGCTTCGCCGTTGGGAGATTGTCAAGGAAGCGATTGCGGGCAAAACTGCTGGCGATAAATTGTTTATTGAGCCTCAGGCAGATTTTGAGCGCATGCGTAAAATAGCGCGCTTTGAATTGGCCAGCTACTACCTACATAATTTCCGTTTTGAGGATGCGCTTTATGTGGTCCAATTGCTACGCAAAGAAGAGCCCAACAGCCGCTACTTGAGAGAAGTGGAAGTACAGGCCCTACATGCTATTTCTCGTTTTTCTATGTATGAGTCTAGAAGCTTTCTCTCTAGTGACCATCGTCGTCAGCGAAAAATTTATCAGAATATTGAAGGCGGACAACAGCAAATTTACTTTATGAGCAGCAATCTTCGGACGGTAGAGCTAGCTGCTTTAGCCCTTTACAAGGCTTGGAAGCTGCATAAGGACTATCCAGAAGATCGTTACATCTTCGATTATTACCGCGATGCTATCTATGTCTTGCAACAGCATATTCCCAGCTTTGAGCAATTGCCCAAAGCCATGCAAGAGGCCGAAATTAAGGCCTATTTGGCCAAGGCCCCTGCAGCACAAGACTACTCTGTACCTAAGGTGACCAAAGATAGCCTTATCGAGGTGCTTCAGGATGCAAATATTGAGGTTCTTTTTGATAGCTACCGCAAAGAATATGGCTACAGTAATTTAGACCAAGGCTATAATCTTGCCCGTTATATTCTTTCGGACCTAATGCAAGATGAGGACTTTGAGGACTATTATAGCCGTACGGAAGATTATCATGAGGCGCAGGAAGAACGAGACTCGCTCTACAATGTAGAATCAGAACGCCGCAAAGCTGCCAAAGAAGAGGTAGATCGCAACTTGGGCATTGACTCTATTCTTTATGTCAATCCTTATATGTTGAGCTTGAAGCGCAAAAAGGTTTGGACGCACGATGATATTTCTATTGATTTTCAGAGTAACCATCAATTGCTTCAAAAATTTTATACTGAAGTACATAAAACTGCTGATCAAATTGGACTTTCTGTGCAAATCTTAGATACTAGAGAACTTGAGGAGTTAACTGCAGACCGATATGCTGATGTGGCGACCCTCAAAGATTGGATTCGTCTTCGAATGAATATTGAGGATCGCAATCACCCTGTATTTAACCAAAGAGAGGTGGATGAAATTTGTGCAAAGTATGGTAGTCCTTATATCGTAACAGGTGGTTATATGCAACAAAGCTATGATGGAAAAAGATTAGCTCGTCGTAGAAAAATCACCTATGGAGTTTACGGAGGCCTTGTTGCTAGTAGTGCGGCTCTAATGCTTACAGCCCCCTCTTCAACAAGCTCATCAGCCCAGGTAGGGATGTCTATTGCTGTAGTTTCAGGAGTAGGTCTGTTCTTTCAAGCGCTTCTCCATCCTATCAACAATGCTCGCGCTACAGGTAATCAGCTTTACTTCTCTACCATCTTCAACACTCAAAACTCTACTTATGAGACCTTAGGAGTCAATAGCAATGCACTACATAAAGGAGTTGGCAATATATCTAAATCTGTTAAAAAACAAATTCGTAAAGACCTCAAACGCATCAAAGCGGAAGATAAATAAGCTATTTATATGAAATCACTAATTTGCAGCTTTTTGCTGCTTTTCCTAGGGCTACAATTGCAGGCCCAAGATATATATTATCCAGATTTGGCTGCCTTTCTAAATAATGAGGGACAAAAAATTAGCAAAATTAAAAAAGCTAAATTCATCAATATTTATGAAGATTTTTTCCAGTATGAAGTTAATGCTCAACTGGAAAATGGAGACGAAGTAAAAAGTCTTTGGAATTTTCAAGGCCCTAGCTTTATCAAACGTGATGGAGATGTCTACTGCCTCAAGCGCACAAGAATGGGAACCTACGGAAGTACTTATGTTTATCAAGACGATATCTATAAGCTAAAAACTGTTGGCAACTTCTTCTATTTCCGCCAACCCAGTCAAGGACATTTGTTTCTAGAGGAATTTAAGACGAAATATCAATAT
This window contains:
- a CDS encoding M48 family metallopeptidase; amino-acid sequence: MQNTQLWAFILFLFFGQNSWAQNFDDYRCLRSSGEVPERFSLSSAQKYELGLAQLDEGLSNKDRKTQEKYQQKAIYTIDDLLRSGKVLFGTPLNDYVNRVGNRLLEHTPELKGKVDFFIIRSSAVNAFATATGLVCINMGLLAQLENEAQLAFVLSHELMHVQKQHGLSQYEKDIAILKENRQRSLFKKTDFNSALLESNSYSRELEFEADKGGLEIFLKTPYSVDALESSFQMLYYSYLLYDTTRFDVNYYNEGSCQLDPSLFLAKDSLKHISAWVDDAENTDTLKSTHPSTLRRWEIVKEAIAGKTAGDKLFIEPQADFERMRKIARFELASYYLHNFRFEDALYVVQLLRKEEPNSRYLREVEVQALHAISRFSMYESRSFLSSDHRRQRKIYQNIEGGQQQIYFMSSNLRTVELAALALYKAWKLHKDYPEDRYIFDYYRDAIYVLQQHIPSFEQLPKAMQEAEIKAYLAKAPAAQDYSVPKVTKDSLIEVLQDANIEVLFDSYRKEYGYSNLDQGYNLARYILSDLMQDEDFEDYYSRTEDYHEAQEERDSLYNVESERRKAAKEEVDRNLGIDSILYVNPYMLSLKRKKVWTHDDISIDFQSNHQLLQKFYTEVHKTADQIGLSVQILDTRELEELTADRYADVATLKDWIRLRMNIEDRNHPVFNQREVDEICAKYGSPYIVTGGYMQQSYDGKRLARRRKITYGVYGGLVASSAALMLTAPSSTSSSAQVGMSIAVVSGVGLFFQALLHPINNARATGNQLYFSTIFNTQNSTYETLGVNSNALHKGVGNISKSVKKQIRKDLKRIKAEDK